From Centropristis striata isolate RG_2023a ecotype Rhode Island chromosome 16, C.striata_1.0, whole genome shotgun sequence, a single genomic window includes:
- the timm9 gene encoding mitochondrial import inner membrane translocase subunit Tim9: MAVQVTESDQIKQFKEFLGTYNKVTENCFMDCVKDFTTREVKPDESSCSESCLQKYLKMTQRISMRFQEYHIQQNEALAAKAGLLGQPR; this comes from the exons ATGGCGGTGCAGGTGACCGAGTCCGACCAGATCAAACAG TTTAAGGAGTTTCTGGGGACGTACAACAAAGTGACAGAGAACTGCTTCATGGACTGTGTGAAGGACTTCACCACCCGAGAGGTGAAGCCCGACGAG TCGAGCTGCTCCGAGTCGTGTCTGCAGAAATATCTGAAGATGACTCAGCGGATCTCGATGCGGTTCCAGGAGTACCACATCCAGCAGAACGAGGCTCTGGCTGCTAAAGCAGGCCTGCTGGGCCAGCCCCGCTGA